One Gemmatimonadota bacterium DNA window includes the following coding sequences:
- the rpoC gene encoding DNA-directed RNA polymerase subunit beta' yields the protein MVDLMHKQPKNRSTIRIQLASPETIRRWSYGEVTKPETINYRTFKPERDGLFCERTFGPVKDWECNCGKYKRIRYRGVICDRCGVEVTQAKVRRERLGHIELAVPVCHIWYFKSPPSRIGNLLNLSIRNLERVIYYESYVMLDPGDTEYQIGEIIDQDTFMDLEEAGHEFEADMGAGALRRLLAEIDIEELSVELRTRVRMETSVQRKNDALKRLKVVEAFRNSNGPDSDGNRPEWMIMEVLPVIPPDLRPLVPLEGGRFATSDLNDLYRRVINRNNRLKKLLEIRAPDVILRNEKRMLQEAVDALLDNGRRSRAVRGDGNRSLKSLSDLLKGKQGRFRQNLLGKRVDYSGRSVIVVEPELKIHQCGLPKNIALELFKPFIIQRLEDKGFVQTVKSAKKIVEREEPEVWDILEEIIKDHPVLLNRAPTLHRLGIQAFMPVLVEGKAIRIHPLVCEAFNADFDGDQMPVHVPMSFEAQIEARVLMLSSNNILDPKNGQPICAPSKDIVLGCYYLTKELTGCRGEGKIFSSVSEVMLAFDNDLVDLHAIIKLRHEGKMMETTVGRVIFNQILPPEIGFQNEVFDSSAIRDMVATVYRQLGNYRTCVLLDEVKRLGFHYATLSGLTSGIDDVVIPDEKAQMISDAEAEVLSIQEQYEGHAITEGERYNKVIDVWQHTRTKLNEVVETTLEQSDDGFNPFYMMMASGARSKLDQVGQLCGMRGLMAKPQRKVVGQVGEYIETPILSNLKEGLTVLEYFTSSHGGRKGLADTALKTADAGYLTRRLVDVAQNVIITEADCGTIRGIEIGALKEGENVMEPLGDRVLGRVVLDDIYDPITRELLTAAGEEINEEVADLIEQRGGVQYSADPDAEMSETVHIRSVLTCETKRGVCARCYGRNLATGSMVEMGEAVGVMAAQSIGEPGTQLTLRTFHIGGIASRDATQNKITTKQAGKVVFTAVETVTQENGLPVVIGRAGEITILDADDNRRAHFFIPYGAVMLTEDGDVVEENQALFEWNPYNIPIIAVKAGHVQLEDVVAGETLREQLDDTTGMRQKVITENRGSRALHPRIYIADAKGKKKDEYNLPTGAHLLVTEFTDQSNTERTYVQPGTVLARIPRSIGRTRDITGGLPRVAELFEARRPRDPATVAKVDGVVKVAGIVRRSHRLLVRADDGSEQEYLIPQGRHLSVRDGDRVQAGEPLSEGSIDPHDILEIQGVNAVQEYLVNQIQEVYRMQGVSINDKHVEVIVRQMLQKVKVDDPGDTEFLKGEAVDRTRFQWENDRVLREGGDPATNQPLLLGIAKAALSTESFVSAAAFQETTRVLTEAAINGKRDALLGLKENVIMGHLIPAGTGLDRYSQMRLVDEEGNEIEPPVIEPEPLFDAETVNGDAEAATAEAEAKRTEAEAATAEAATAEAEAVSAEAEAASADGESVSAEAEAETSETVQNVAEAEPPPVETV from the coding sequence GTGGTCGATCTAATGCACAAGCAGCCCAAGAACCGCAGCACGATCCGGATACAGCTGGCCTCCCCCGAAACGATCCGCAGGTGGTCCTACGGGGAAGTGACGAAACCGGAAACCATCAACTACCGGACGTTCAAGCCGGAACGCGACGGCCTCTTCTGCGAACGCACCTTCGGTCCCGTGAAGGACTGGGAGTGCAACTGTGGCAAGTACAAGCGGATCCGTTACCGCGGCGTCATATGCGACCGGTGCGGCGTGGAAGTCACGCAGGCGAAGGTGCGGCGGGAACGGCTCGGACACATCGAGCTGGCCGTTCCGGTCTGCCATATCTGGTATTTCAAGTCGCCCCCCAGCCGCATCGGCAACCTGCTGAACCTCTCCATCAGGAACCTGGAACGGGTGATCTATTACGAGTCCTACGTCATGCTGGACCCGGGAGACACCGAGTACCAGATCGGCGAGATCATCGACCAGGACACCTTCATGGACCTCGAGGAGGCGGGCCATGAGTTCGAGGCGGACATGGGCGCGGGCGCCCTGCGCCGCCTGCTGGCCGAGATCGACATCGAAGAGCTTTCCGTCGAACTGCGGACCCGGGTACGGATGGAAACGTCGGTACAGCGGAAGAACGACGCGCTGAAGCGGCTGAAGGTGGTCGAGGCGTTCCGGAACTCCAACGGACCGGACTCCGACGGCAACCGGCCCGAATGGATGATCATGGAAGTGCTGCCGGTCATCCCCCCCGATCTGCGGCCGCTGGTGCCCCTGGAAGGCGGAAGGTTCGCCACCTCCGATCTCAACGACCTGTACCGGCGCGTCATCAACCGGAACAACCGGCTCAAGAAACTGCTCGAGATCCGCGCGCCGGACGTCATCCTGCGCAACGAGAAGCGGATGCTGCAGGAAGCGGTGGACGCGCTGCTCGACAACGGCCGGCGCTCGCGGGCCGTGCGGGGCGACGGGAACCGGTCCCTCAAGTCCCTCTCGGACCTGCTCAAGGGCAAGCAGGGGCGTTTCCGCCAGAACCTGCTCGGCAAGCGGGTGGACTACTCGGGCCGTTCCGTGATCGTGGTGGAACCCGAGCTCAAGATCCACCAGTGCGGGCTGCCCAAGAACATCGCCCTGGAACTCTTCAAGCCCTTCATCATCCAGCGGCTGGAAGACAAGGGCTTCGTGCAGACGGTCAAGAGCGCGAAGAAGATCGTGGAACGCGAGGAGCCCGAGGTCTGGGACATCCTCGAGGAGATCATCAAGGACCACCCGGTCCTGCTGAACCGGGCGCCCACGCTGCACCGGCTGGGTATCCAGGCGTTCATGCCGGTGCTCGTGGAAGGCAAGGCCATCCGCATCCACCCGCTCGTCTGCGAAGCCTTCAACGCGGACTTCGACGGCGACCAGATGCCGGTGCACGTCCCCATGTCCTTCGAGGCCCAGATCGAGGCCCGGGTACTGATGCTGTCCTCGAACAACATCCTCGATCCGAAGAACGGGCAGCCGATCTGCGCGCCCAGCAAGGACATCGTCCTGGGATGCTACTACCTGACCAAGGAACTCACGGGCTGCCGGGGCGAAGGCAAGATCTTCTCGAGCGTTTCCGAGGTGATGCTCGCCTTCGACAACGACCTCGTGGATCTCCATGCCATCATCAAGCTGCGCCACGAGGGCAAGATGATGGAAACGACCGTCGGCCGGGTCATCTTCAACCAGATCCTGCCCCCGGAGATCGGCTTCCAGAATGAGGTGTTCGACAGCTCGGCCATCCGGGACATGGTGGCCACCGTATACCGCCAGCTGGGGAACTACCGCACGTGCGTGCTCCTCGACGAAGTCAAGCGGCTGGGTTTCCACTACGCGACCCTTTCGGGCCTGACCTCGGGCATCGACGACGTGGTCATCCCCGACGAGAAGGCGCAGATGATCAGTGACGCGGAAGCCGAGGTGCTGTCCATCCAGGAACAGTACGAGGGCCACGCCATCACCGAGGGCGAGCGCTACAACAAGGTGATCGACGTGTGGCAGCACACGCGGACGAAGCTGAACGAGGTCGTCGAGACCACGCTGGAGCAGTCGGACGACGGCTTCAATCCCTTCTACATGATGATGGCCTCCGGCGCGCGGAGCAAGCTGGACCAGGTGGGACAGCTGTGCGGCATGCGCGGCCTCATGGCCAAGCCCCAGCGGAAGGTCGTCGGACAGGTCGGCGAGTACATCGAGACGCCCATCCTGTCCAACCTCAAGGAAGGGCTTACGGTCCTCGAGTACTTCACCTCCAGTCACGGCGGGCGCAAGGGACTGGCCGACACGGCCCTCAAGACCGCGGACGCCGGCTACCTGACCCGGCGGCTGGTGGACGTGGCGCAGAACGTGATCATCACCGAGGCGGACTGCGGCACGATCCGCGGCATCGAGATCGGCGCCCTGAAAGAGGGCGAGAACGTCATGGAACCGCTGGGCGACCGGGTACTGGGCCGGGTCGTGCTGGACGACATCTACGACCCCATCACGCGGGAACTGCTCACGGCCGCGGGCGAGGAGATCAACGAGGAAGTGGCCGACCTCATCGAACAGCGGGGCGGCGTGCAGTATTCTGCCGATCCCGACGCGGAGATGAGCGAGACCGTGCACATCCGGTCCGTGCTGACCTGCGAGACCAAGCGCGGCGTGTGCGCCCGGTGCTACGGCCGGAACCTCGCCACGGGCTCCATGGTGGAAATGGGCGAGGCCGTCGGCGTCATGGCGGCGCAGAGCATCGGCGAACCGGGTACGCAGCTGACGCTCCGCACCTTCCATATCGGCGGGATCGCGAGTCGCGACGCCACGCAGAACAAGATTACCACGAAGCAGGCGGGCAAGGTGGTCTTCACCGCGGTGGAGACCGTCACCCAGGAGAACGGCCTCCCCGTCGTCATCGGCCGGGCCGGCGAGATTACCATCCTGGACGCCGACGACAACCGTCGGGCCCACTTCTTCATCCCCTACGGCGCGGTCATGCTCACGGAGGACGGCGACGTCGTCGAGGAGAACCAGGCCCTGTTCGAATGGAACCCCTACAATATCCCGATCATCGCCGTCAAGGCCGGCCACGTGCAGCTCGAAGACGTCGTGGCGGGAGAGACGCTGCGTGAACAGCTGGACGACACCACGGGCATGCGGCAGAAGGTGATCACGGAGAACCGTGGATCCAGGGCGCTCCATCCGCGGATCTACATCGCGGACGCCAAGGGCAAGAAGAAGGACGAATACAACCTGCCCACCGGCGCCCACCTGCTCGTCACCGAGTTCACGGACCAGAGCAATACCGAACGCACCTACGTGCAGCCCGGCACGGTCCTCGCGCGCATTCCGCGCTCCATCGGCCGGACCCGGGACATCACCGGCGGCCTGCCGCGCGTCGCCGAACTCTTCGAGGCGCGCCGGCCGCGCGATCCCGCCACGGTGGCGAAGGTGGACGGCGTCGTGAAGGTCGCCGGCATCGTCCGGCGCTCCCACCGCCTCCTCGTCCGCGCCGACGACGGGTCGGAACAGGAATACCTGATCCCCCAGGGCCGCCATCTCAGCGTGCGCGACGGCGACCGGGTGCAGGCTGGCGAACCCCTGTCCGAAGGGTCGATCGACCCCCACGACATTCTCGAGATCCAGGGGGTGAACGCCGTTCAGGAATACCTGGTGAACCAGATCCAGGAAGTCTACCGCATGCAGGGCGTGAGCATCAACGACAAGCACGTGGAAGTCATCGTGCGCCAGATGCTCCAGAAGGTCAAGGTGGACGACCCGGGCGACACGGAGTTTCTGAAGGGCGAGGCCGTGGACCGCACCCGCTTCCAGTGGGAGAACGACCGCGTGCTGCGCGAAGGCGGCGATCCGGCGACGAACCAGCCGCTTCTGCTGGGCATCGCCAAGGCCGCGCTGAGTACCGAGAGCTTCGTCTCCGCGGCGGCCTTCCAGGAAACTACGCGCGTGCTGACCGAAGCGGCCATCAACGGCAAGCGGGACGCGCTCCTCGGACTGAAGGAGAACGTGATCATGGGGCACCTGATTCCCGCGGGTACGGGGCTGGACCGGTACAGCCAGATGCGGCTCGTGGACGAAGAGGGCAACGAGATCGAACCGCCGGTCATCGAACCGGAGCCCCTTTTCGACGCCGAAACGGTGAACGGAGACGCTGAAGCAGCGACCGCGGAAGCCGAAGCGAAGCGTACAGAAGCGGAAGCCGCGACCGCGGAAGCCGCGACCGCGGAAGCCGAAGCGGTGAGCGCGGAAGCCGAAGCGGCGAGCGCAGACGGGGAATCGGTAAGCGCGGAAGCAGAGGCCGAGACCTCCGAAACCGTACAGAACGTGGCCGAGGCCGAACCGCCGCCCGTGGAAACCGTCTGA
- the rpsL gene encoding 30S ribosomal protein S12: MPTINQLIRHGRKKSQRKTKSPALRGSPQKRGNCLQVKTQTPKKPNSALRKIARVRLMNGIEATCYIPGESHNLQEHNIVLVRGGRVKDLPGVRYHIIRGALDASGVPDRRNGRSKYGTKKPK; encoded by the coding sequence ATGCCAACGATTAACCAGCTCATACGGCACGGCAGGAAGAAGTCGCAGCGCAAGACGAAATCGCCCGCCTTGCGCGGCAGCCCCCAGAAACGGGGCAATTGCCTGCAGGTGAAGACGCAGACGCCCAAGAAGCCGAATTCGGCCTTGAGGAAAATCGCCCGCGTCCGCCTGATGAACGGCATTGAGGCCACCTGTTACATTCCAGGCGAGAGCCATAACCTTCAGGAGCACAATATCGTCCTGGTCCGGGGCGGTCGGGTGAAGGACCTGCCCGGTGTGCGGTACCACATCATTCGCGGCGCGCTGGACGCCAGCGGGGTGCCCGACCGGCGTAACGGGCGATCGAAATACGGGACCAAGAAACCCAAGTAG
- the rpsG gene encoding 30S ribosomal protein S7, giving the protein MARRKEVVRREPEPDWKYNSVLVSKFINGLMRKGKKSVAERVFYQALDLIEERTSQEPLPVFEKAIKIVGPVVHVKSRRVGGQTYQVPVEVREDQQRAMAIRWTIEAARARSEKNMFERLAGEFTAAAKGEGAAVRRKEETYRMAEANRAFAHYRW; this is encoded by the coding sequence ATGGCAAGAAGGAAAGAAGTCGTAAGACGGGAACCGGAGCCGGACTGGAAGTACAACAGCGTACTGGTTTCCAAGTTCATTAACGGATTGATGCGCAAGGGGAAGAAGAGCGTCGCGGAACGCGTATTCTACCAGGCCCTCGATCTGATCGAAGAACGCACGAGCCAGGAACCGCTGCCCGTGTTCGAGAAGGCGATCAAGATTGTCGGCCCCGTCGTGCATGTCAAGTCCCGTCGGGTAGGCGGCCAGACCTACCAGGTTCCCGTGGAAGTGCGGGAAGACCAGCAACGGGCCATGGCGATCCGTTGGACCATAGAAGCCGCACGGGCCCGTTCCGAGAAGAACATGTTCGAGCGCCTGGCGGGAGAGTTTACCGCCGCCGCCAAGGGGGAGGGCGCCGCCGTCCGCCGAAAGGAAGAGACGTACCGAATGGCGGAAGCGAACCGGGCCTTCGCCCATTACAGGTGGTAG